From Pseudomonas sp. B21-028, one genomic window encodes:
- the gspF gene encoding type II secretion system inner membrane protein GspF — MPTFDYRAEDTQGRRRKGRVDADSARHARRLLRERGLLPWELREGEAQASLGARFAGGRLSPADLALLTLQLSTLIQAGLPLEESLRAVAQQSQKRRVVHLLSAVRTRVMEGHALATALKAFPQAFPELFCATVAAGEQSGHLGQVLEQLATYTQARQASRQRIQLALVYPLILLLACVAIVAFLLGYVVPDVVRIFIDSGQPLPWLTQALIALSDGVRRYGALMLVALAGMFGLWRWSLRQAVWRLRWHRLLLRLPLLGDVLRAMEAARFASTLAILSQSAVPLVEALHIAAQVIGNLTIRARMADVARSVREGGTLTRGLELGGDIPPLMLHMIASGERVGELDRMLARAAEQQEASLAARIALVVSLFEPAMLVVMGSVVLLIVMAILLPILSLNQLVN, encoded by the coding sequence ATGCCGACTTTCGACTATCGGGCCGAAGACACCCAGGGCCGGCGCCGCAAGGGACGGGTGGACGCCGACAGCGCCCGTCATGCCCGTCGGTTATTGCGCGAGCGCGGGTTGCTGCCCTGGGAATTGCGCGAGGGCGAGGCGCAAGCCAGCCTGGGCGCCCGCTTTGCCGGGGGACGCCTGAGCCCGGCCGACCTGGCGTTGTTGACGTTGCAGCTCTCGACGCTGATCCAGGCCGGGTTACCTCTTGAAGAATCCCTGCGAGCCGTGGCGCAACAGAGCCAGAAGCGTCGCGTCGTCCACTTGTTGTCGGCGGTGCGCACGCGGGTCATGGAAGGCCACGCATTGGCCACGGCACTGAAAGCGTTCCCCCAGGCGTTCCCCGAACTGTTCTGCGCCACCGTCGCGGCGGGCGAACAATCCGGTCACCTGGGCCAGGTGCTGGAGCAACTGGCGACTTACACCCAGGCACGTCAGGCGTCTCGCCAGCGTATTCAATTGGCGCTGGTGTACCCGCTGATTCTGCTGCTGGCCTGCGTTGCGATTGTCGCGTTTCTGCTGGGCTATGTGGTGCCGGATGTGGTGAGGATTTTCATCGACAGTGGCCAGCCGTTGCCTTGGCTCACCCAGGCGCTGATCGCGCTGAGCGATGGGGTGCGCCGCTATGGGGCGCTGATGCTGGTAGCCCTGGCCGGGATGTTCGGGCTGTGGCGCTGGAGTCTGCGCCAGGCGGTGTGGCGCCTGCGCTGGCATCGCCTGCTGCTCAGGCTGCCGCTGTTGGGCGACGTGTTGCGGGCGATGGAAGCCGCCCGATTCGCCAGCACCCTGGCGATCCTGAGCCAGAGCGCCGTGCCCCTGGTCGAGGCTTTGCACATCGCCGCACAGGTCATCGGCAACCTGACCATCCGCGCCCGCATGGCCGACGTTGCCCGTTCGGTGCGCGAGGGCGGGACCCTGACCCGAGGCCTGGAACTGGGCGGCGATATTCCACCGCTGATGCTGCACATGATCGCCAGTGGTGAACGGGTCGGCGAGCTGGATCGCATGCTGGCCCGTGCCGCCGAACAACAGGAGGCCAGCCTCGCGGCGCGGATCGCGCTGGTGGTGAGCCTTTTCGAACCGGCCATGTTGGTGGTGATGGGCAGCGTTGTGTTGCTGATCGTCATGGCCATTCTCCTGCCTATCTTGAGCCTCAACCAATTGGTGAATTGA
- the gspE gene encoding type II secretion system ATPase GspE — MSESQAPLPFGFARRHGVLLDGEGAAVSLVMRCDAPLTALAEVRRLCGRELPIQVLEPAQFATRLACVYRQGQSAAEQVAQGLDEELDLLSLADQLPQTADLLEQQGDAPIIRLINALLSEAVREQASDVHLETYEQYLSVRMRVDGQLREMLRPRRELASLLVSRIKVMAHLDIAEKRVPQDGRMALRLAGHEVDVRVSTLPSAHGERVVLRLLDKQAGRLELPRLGLPDDTLASLLRLLAKPHGIVLVTGPTGSGKTTSLYAALSSLNHQSRNILTVEDPIEYHLPGIGQMPVNPKVDMTFARGLRAILRQDPDVVMVGEIRDRETAEIAVQASLTGHLVLSTLHTNSAVGAITRLVDMGVDAYLLASSLAGIVAQRLLRALCPSCKTAYVADAATCRRLGLDADAGPRLFRARGCDECQAGYRGRFGIYELISVSSPLSQLIHQGATEQALAFEARKTSRSLFQDGRQRVLEGLTSVDELLRITQED, encoded by the coding sequence GTGAGCGAGTCCCAGGCCCCGCTACCCTTCGGCTTTGCCCGGCGCCACGGCGTGCTGCTGGACGGCGAAGGGGCTGCCGTGAGCCTGGTGATGCGTTGCGACGCGCCGCTGACTGCACTGGCCGAGGTTCGCCGGCTATGCGGCCGGGAACTGCCGATCCAGGTGCTGGAGCCCGCGCAATTCGCCACGCGTCTGGCCTGTGTCTATCGCCAGGGCCAGAGCGCTGCCGAACAGGTGGCCCAGGGGCTGGACGAGGAACTGGACTTGCTCAGCCTGGCCGATCAGCTGCCGCAGACCGCCGATTTGCTGGAGCAGCAGGGCGATGCGCCGATTATCCGCTTGATCAACGCGCTGCTCAGCGAAGCGGTCCGCGAACAGGCGTCGGACGTGCACCTGGAAACGTACGAGCAATACCTGTCGGTCCGCATGCGAGTCGACGGCCAGCTGCGAGAAATGCTCCGTCCGCGCCGGGAGCTGGCCAGCCTGCTGGTATCGCGGATCAAGGTCATGGCGCACCTGGATATCGCTGAAAAGCGAGTCCCTCAAGACGGCCGGATGGCGTTGCGGCTGGCCGGGCATGAGGTCGATGTACGGGTCTCGACCTTACCGTCGGCCCATGGCGAGCGCGTGGTGTTGCGCCTGCTCGACAAGCAGGCCGGGCGCCTGGAACTGCCACGCCTGGGCCTGCCGGACGATACCCTGGCGAGCCTGCTTCGGTTGCTCGCCAAACCCCACGGTATCGTGTTGGTGACCGGGCCCACGGGCTCGGGGAAAACCACCAGCCTGTACGCGGCGCTCAGCAGCCTCAACCACCAGAGCCGCAACATCCTCACCGTCGAAGACCCGATCGAATATCACCTGCCGGGCATCGGCCAGATGCCGGTCAACCCGAAGGTCGACATGACCTTCGCCCGTGGCTTGCGAGCCATTTTGCGCCAGGACCCGGACGTGGTGATGGTGGGCGAGATCCGTGACCGCGAGACGGCGGAAATCGCAGTCCAGGCCTCCCTGACCGGTCACCTGGTGCTGTCGACCCTGCACACCAACAGCGCCGTCGGCGCGATCACGCGTCTGGTGGACATGGGCGTGGATGCCTATCTGCTGGCCTCGTCCCTGGCCGGCATCGTCGCCCAACGGTTGTTGCGGGCCCTGTGTCCGTCCTGCAAGACCGCCTATGTCGCCGACGCCGCCACCTGTCGGCGCCTCGGGCTCGACGCCGACGCCGGGCCTCGGCTGTTCAGGGCCCGGGGCTGCGATGAATGCCAGGCAGGTTACCGGGGGCGTTTCGGCATCTATGAGCTGATCAGTGTCAGCAGTCCGTTGTCGCAGCTGATTCATCAGGGGGCTACCGAACAGGCGCTGGCGTTCGAGGCACGCAAGACCTCCCGCAGTCTGTTTCAGGACGGACGCCAGCGGGTCCTGGAAGGCCTGACCAGTGTCGATGAACTGCTGCGCATCACCCAGGAGGATTAG
- the gspH gene encoding type II secretion system minor pseudopilin GspH, protein MGRRCWGFTLLELMVVIVLIGVLAGMVSLAIGPSPAREARQQAQDFIRVVQRLRERAVLDGLEYGVRVQPRGYQALRLGPRGWTAVAPMHRLPEGMTLGLEQDGHAWVLDDTPGTPQLLMLSSDEISPFRLLVKIAGQRIARVSSDGLAEPSIDE, encoded by the coding sequence ATGGGCCGGCGCTGCTGGGGCTTCACGTTGCTTGAACTGATGGTCGTCATTGTCCTGATCGGGGTATTGGCAGGCATGGTCAGCCTCGCCATCGGGCCAAGCCCGGCGCGTGAGGCGAGGCAGCAGGCACAGGACTTCATCCGTGTGGTGCAGCGGTTGCGCGAGCGAGCGGTGCTGGATGGGCTGGAATACGGTGTGCGGGTACAGCCTCGCGGCTATCAGGCGTTGCGACTCGGCCCCCGGGGGTGGACCGCCGTGGCGCCCATGCACCGGTTACCTGAAGGCATGACGCTGGGGCTGGAGCAGGACGGTCATGCCTGGGTCCTCGACGACACGCCAGGCACACCGCAATTGCTGATGCTCAGCAGCGATGAGATCAGCCCGTTCAGGTTGCTGGTGAAAATCGCCGGCCAGCGTATTGCGCGGGTGTCGAGCGATGGCCTGGCGGAGCCGTCGATTGATGAGTGA
- the gspG gene encoding type II secretion system major pseudopilin GspG: MKLQNYRPARLQRGFTLIEIMVVVVIIGVLGAMVVPQFMSRPDQAKVTAARTDIQAIATALEMYRLDNFHYPSTRQGLEALSKRPSGTPVARNWNPKGYLKSLPIDPWGTPYQYLHPGLKAADGSYDLYSLGADGEPGGEGVAADIGNWVE, encoded by the coding sequence ATGAAACTTCAAAACTACCGGCCCGCACGCCTGCAACGCGGCTTTACGCTGATCGAAATCATGGTGGTAGTGGTCATCATCGGCGTGCTGGGCGCCATGGTGGTGCCGCAGTTCATGAGCCGGCCCGATCAAGCCAAGGTCACGGCGGCCCGCACCGATATCCAGGCGATTGCCACCGCGCTGGAAATGTACCGGCTCGACAATTTCCATTACCCGTCGACCCGACAGGGCCTCGAGGCACTGAGCAAACGTCCGTCCGGCACGCCAGTGGCAAGAAACTGGAACCCCAAGGGCTATCTGAAAAGCCTGCCGATCGATCCCTGGGGCACGCCCTATCAATATCTCCACCCTGGCCTCAAGGCTGCCGATGGCAGCTACGACCTGTACTCGCTGGGTGCCGATGGCGAGCCGGGCGGTGAGGGCGTGGCGGCCGATATCGGCAACTGGGTCGAATGA
- the gspI gene encoding type II secretion system minor pseudopilin GspI yields MSEFRRPAACQGFTLLEVMIALSIFATVAAAALSASQFVLRQSVALEDRLFGAWLADNQLSELRLQAATAPGRQHLTRSMDRRDWTLQQRIAPARDPRLLHVEIQVGRAGSASVVHRMTGWIRNRHE; encoded by the coding sequence ATGAGTGAGTTTCGCCGACCGGCCGCCTGCCAGGGATTTACCTTGCTGGAGGTCATGATCGCCCTGTCGATTTTTGCCACGGTGGCAGCGGCGGCGCTGTCGGCCAGCCAGTTCGTGCTCAGGCAAAGTGTCGCGCTCGAGGACCGCCTGTTCGGTGCCTGGCTGGCCGACAACCAGTTGAGCGAGCTGCGCCTGCAAGCCGCCACTGCGCCGGGCCGACAGCACCTGACCCGGTCTATGGATCGTCGCGACTGGACCCTGCAACAGCGTATCGCCCCGGCCCGCGACCCCCGTCTGCTTCACGTCGAGATCCAGGTCGGCCGCGCTGGCAGCGCATCCGTCGTACACCGAATGACCGGGTGGATCCGCAACCGTCATGAATAG